A genomic stretch from Odocoileus virginianus isolate 20LAN1187 ecotype Illinois chromosome 25, Ovbor_1.2, whole genome shotgun sequence includes:
- the LOC110142984 gene encoding keratin-associated protein 13-1-like → MSYNCCSGNFSSRSLRNHLRYSGASCGSSFPSNLVYSADLCPRSSCQLDSSLYSQETCCEPIRTQTVLSSPCQTSCYRPRTSTFFSPCQTTCSGSLGFGSSNFQSVGHVFPSLGFGSGGFQSVGHSPNIFSSLSCRSSFYRPTFSSRSGRCLSFQPTCGSGFY, encoded by the coding sequence ATGTCCTACAACTGCTGctctggaaacttctcctccCGCTCCCTCCGGAACCACCTGCGCTATTCAGGCGCCTCCTGTggctcctccttccccagcaACCTGGTCTACAGCGCCGACCTCTGCCCTCGCAGCTCCTGCCAGCTGGACTCCTCTCTCTACAGCCAGGAGACCTGCTGTGAGCCCATCAGGACACAGACTGTGTTGTCCAGTCCCTGCCAGACGTCCTGCTACCGCCCGAGGACCTCCACGTTCTTCAGTCCCTGCCAGACGACTTGCTCTGGGTCTCTGGGCTTCGGTTCCAGTAATTTTCAATCTGTTGGTCATGTCTTCCCATCTCTGGGGTTTGGATCCGGTGGTTTCCAATCAGTGGGTCATAGCCCCAACATTTTCTCATCCCTAAGTTGTAGATCCAGCTTTTACCGTCCGACCTTCTCTTCTAGGAGTGGCCGGTGTCTTTCTTTCCAACCGACCTGTGGATCTGGCTTCTACTAA
- the LOC110142985 gene encoding keratin-associated protein 13-1-like: protein MRETIRMQLQLPRSLLNYTYAKEEISCRNHDPLVCHTHCWKYKNATVQERHSNSESSHCNSTELTSPVNMSYNCCSGNFSSRSLGSYRRYSCSSFPSNLVYSADLCPRSSCQLGSSLCSQETCCEPIRNQTFRVVSRPCQTSCYRPRTPTFSSPCQTTLPGSLGFRSSSCSSLSSGSRSCYSGGCGSRGFRRLSYGICGFPSLSHGSGFCRPTYFSSSSCHSSCYRPTCGSGFYRSIC, encoded by the coding sequence ATGCGAGAAACTATTCGTATGCAACTGCAATTACCGAGAAGTCTACTGAATTACACATATGCAAAAGAGGAAATCTCATGTAGGAATCATGATCCCTTGGTGTGCCACACCCATTGTTGGAAGTATAAAAATGCCACAGTGCAGGAGAGACATTCAAATTCAGAATCTTCTCACTGCAACTcaactgaactcacatctcctgtcaACATGTCCTACAACTGCTGctctggaaacttctcctccCGCTCCCTTGGGAGCTACCGGCGATACTCATGTTCCTCCTTCCCCAGCAACCTGGTCTACAGCGCTGACCTCTGCCCTCGCAGCTCCTGCCAGCTGGGCTCCTCTCTCTGCAGCCAGGAGACCTGCTGTGAGCCCATCAGGAACCAGACGTTCCGTGTGGTGTCCCGTCCCTGCCAGACGTCTTGCTACCGCCCGAGGACCCCCACGTTCTCCAGTCCCTGCCAGACGACTCTCCCTGGGTCTCTGGGCTTCAGgtccagcagctgcagctccctgAGCTCTGGATCCAGAAGCTGCTACTCAGGGGGCTGTGGATCCCGTGGCTTCAGACGCCTGAGCTATGGAATCTGTGGCTTCCCTTCCCTGAGCCATGGATCCGGATTCTGCCGTCCAACCTACTTTTCATCCAGTAGTTGCCATTCATCATGTTATAGACCAACCTGTGGATCTGGCTTCTATCGTTCAATTTGTTGA
- the KRTAP15-1 gene encoding keratin-associated protein 15-1 codes for MSFNCSTGNFSSRSLGGYLGVPVSTCESFYPSCVIYSPSTFQLGSTLCGGCQESFFRPISFQTPCAVTRSFQTSCSHPQNFIFHRPCQTTYTGSLGFGNIGIGSFGCGNTGFQSLGCGSNFCSPTYISSRSCRSSCY; via the coding sequence ATGTCTTTCAACTGCAGCACAGGAAACTTCTCCTCCCGTTCCCTTGGAGGTTACTTGGGGGTCCCAGTTTCCACCTGTGAGTCCTTCTACCCCAGCTGTGTTATCTACTCCCCCAGCACTTTCCAGCTGGGCTCCACTCTCTGCGGTGGCTGTCAGGAGAGCTTCTTTAGGCCCATCAGCTTCCAGACACCCTGTGCTGTGACCAGATCTTTCCAGACATCCTGCTCCCATCCACAGAATTTCATCTTCCACCGTCCCTGCCAGACAACTTACACTGGATCTCTAGGGTTTGGCAATATTGGCATTGGGTCTTTTGGTTGTGGAAATACTGGCTTCCAGTCTCTGGGCTGTGGATCCAACTTCTGCTCCCCAACTTACATTTCCTCCAGGAGTTGCCGGTCATCTTGTTACTAA
- the LOC110142986 gene encoding keratin-associated protein 13-1-like, giving the protein MSYTCCSRNFSSCSLGDHLRYPGTSCGSSFPSNLVYSADLCPRSSCRLGSSLCSQETCCEPIRTQKFRVVSRPCQTSCYHPRTPTFSSPCQTTLPGSLGFRSSSCSSLSSGSRSCYSGGCGSRSFRRLSYGICGFPSLGCGSRFWHPINFPCRSFHSSCY; this is encoded by the coding sequence ATGTCCTACACCTGCTGTTCTAgaaacttctcctcctgctccctcgGGGACCACCTGCGCTACCCAGGCACCTCCTGTggctcctccttccccagcaACCTGGTCTACAGCGCTGACCTCTGCCCTCGCAGCTCCTGCCGGCTGGGCTCCTCTCTCTGCAGCCAGGAGACCTGCTGTGAGCCCATCAGGACCCAGAAGTTCCGTGTGGTGTCCCGTCCCTGCCAGACGTCCTGCTACCACCCGAGGACCCCCACGTTCTCCAGTCCCTGCCAGACGACTCTCCCTGGGTCTCTGGGCTTCAGgtccagcagctgcagctccctgAGCTCTGGATCCAGAAGCTGCTACTCAGGGGGCTGTGGATCTCGTAGCTTCAGACGCCTGAGCTATGGAATCTGTGGCTTCCCTTCCCTGGGCTGTGGATCCAGATTCTGGCACCCAATTAATTTTCCCTGCCGAAGTTTCCATTCATCTTGCTATTGA